The following proteins come from a genomic window of Iamia sp. SCSIO 61187:
- a CDS encoding type II secretion system F family protein, translating to MTRLFVLSGLVLWVGATLLLSTTRWFARRPLTERLRPYTPGGLAPGKGGGLLSLESFRDVVGPVSRGVGEQVARLFGVSEDLGIRLTRIHSPLDVTAFRVRQLGWVVAAFGLGALASVALGLPVPVGILLTFGAPLLAFLLLEQQISAASKRWQRSLFLELPVVSEQIGLLLSAGYSLSGALARVAQRSNGVCARDISRVIGRVRQGLSETDALREWAALADVDGVDRLVHVLALNREASDLGRLISEEARAIRRDVHRELLEHIERRGQQVWIPVTVATLIPGVIFLAVPFTQALSLFSGS from the coding sequence ATGACGCGGCTCTTCGTGCTCTCGGGCCTGGTCCTCTGGGTCGGGGCGACGCTGCTGCTGTCGACGACGCGGTGGTTCGCCCGCCGCCCGCTCACCGAGCGCCTGCGTCCGTACACCCCCGGTGGGCTGGCGCCGGGCAAGGGGGGCGGGCTGCTGTCGCTGGAGAGCTTCCGCGACGTCGTCGGCCCCGTGTCGCGGGGCGTGGGCGAGCAGGTCGCCCGGCTGTTCGGCGTCAGCGAGGACCTCGGCATCCGCCTCACGCGCATCCACTCGCCCCTCGACGTCACCGCCTTCCGGGTCCGCCAGCTCGGGTGGGTCGTGGCCGCCTTCGGGCTCGGCGCCCTGGCGTCGGTCGCCCTCGGCCTCCCGGTCCCGGTGGGCATCCTGCTCACCTTCGGGGCGCCCCTCCTGGCGTTCCTCCTGCTCGAGCAGCAGATCTCGGCCGCCTCGAAGCGGTGGCAGCGCAGCCTGTTCCTGGAGCTGCCGGTGGTGAGCGAGCAGATCGGCCTGCTCCTCTCGGCCGGCTACTCGCTCTCGGGTGCCCTGGCCCGGGTGGCCCAGCGCAGCAACGGTGTCTGCGCCCGCGACATCTCCCGGGTGATCGGACGGGTCCGCCAGGGGCTCAGCGAGACCGACGCCCTGCGCGAGTGGGCTGCGCTGGCCGACGTCGACGGCGTCGACCGGCTGGTCCACGTGCTCGCCCTCAACCGCGAGGCGAGCGACCTGGGCCGCCTGATCAGCGAGGAGGCCCGGGCCATCCGCCGCGACGTCCACCGCGAGCTGCTCGAGCACATCGAGCGCCGGGGCCAGCAGGTGTGGATCCCGGTCACGGTGGCAACGCTGATCCCCGGCGTCATCTTCTTGGCCGTCCCCTTCACCCAGGCCCTCTCGCTCTTCTCGGGCTCCTGA